The nucleotide sequence ACTGGTCACGGGAGCCGCCGTGCAGATCCAGCATCCGCCGCTGGCCGACCGACTCGCTGCGCCCCAGGGCCGCCTGGGCGGCGGCGATGGTGTCGGCGTCCAGGTCGTCCAGCAGCCGGTTCGCGGTCGACCACGCGTCGGCGGAGGAGTCGCGGGAGATGGTGTGCAGCCGGATACCGAAGCGGACCGTGCGCCCCTCCCGCTCGGCCAGTGAGCGAATCCAGTCGATCTTCTCCTTCACCTGGGCCGGGGGCTCGCCCCAGGTCAGGTACACGTCGGCGTGGCGGGCGGCGACCGGTCCCGCGGCCTGGGAGGAGCCGCCGAAGAACACCTCCGGCACCGGGTCCGGCGGCAGGGAGGTGAGGCCGCCGTCCACCTCGTAGTGGGCGCCGTGGAAGTCGTACGGCTCGCCCCGCCAGACACCGCGCACGACGGACAGGAACTCGTCGGTGCGTTCGTAGCGCCGGTCGTGGTCGAGGTGGTCGCCGAAGCGGCGTTGTTCGGCGGAGTCACCTCCGGTGACGACATTGAGCAGGAGCCGCCCGCGGGTCAGCCGCTGGTAGGTCGCCGCCATCTGGGCGGCCAGGGTGGGCGAGAGCAGTCCGGGGCGGAAGGCCACCAGGAACTTCAGGCGCTCGGTGTGCTGCGCGAGCGCCACCGTGGTCAGCCACGCGTCCTCGCACCAGGTGCCGGTCGGGGTCAGCACCGCCTCGAAGCCCAACTGCTCGGCCGCCTTGGCTATCTGCGCCAGGTACTCGATGTCGGGGGTACGCAGGCCGCGGGTCTCGCGGCCGATGTTGGAACCGTAGGCGTGCCGGTCGACCAGGGTGCGGCCGTCGCCGCCGGTCGGCAGGAACCAGTGCAGTCGTACGGTCATGGGGGAACCTCCCGTGTCAGTGCTTGGCCGGAGTGGTCGAGGGCGGCAGGGCGCCGTTGAAACGCGGGTCGACGAAATCGCCGAAGTCGACCTTCTTCGGGATGAGGTTCAGTTCGGTGAAGGCGTCGGCGATCTTCTGCTCGGAGGCCACGAGAGGCTTGTCCACGGCGACGGAGACGCGGGTCGCGTTGGTGCGGCGTACGGACGCCAGCGCCACCTCGTACGGCAGCCCGGTGTCCTTCGCCCACACCTTGGCCCACTCCTCCTGATGTCCGTGCACCCAGTCCTGCGCGCGCCGCAGCCGGGAGAGGTAGTCCTTGACGGCGGCGGCCTTCTTCGGGTTCCGCAGCGCGCCGGGCGAGGCGACCTGGAAGGAGAGCCCGTTGGTGACACCGTCGCCCGTGGTGAGGACCCGGCCCTGCCTGCTCTGGAGGACCTGCGAGGTGTACGGGTCCCAGACCGCCCAGGCGTCGACCTTGCCGGAGTTGAACGCGGCGAGGGCGTCGGCCGGCTGGAGGTACTTGACCTTGATGTCCTTCAGGCGGAGGCCGGCCGCTTCGAGCGAGGCGACGAGTTGGTAGTGGGCGGAGGAGCCCTGGGCCACGGCCACGGACTTGCCCTTGAGCTGCTTCGGGCCGGTCAGCGCCGAGCCGTTCGGGACGAGGATGGCGTCGCCCCGGGACGTGCCGTGCCAGGCGGCCACCACCGCGATCTTGGAGTCGGCGCCCGCCGCGAAGACGGGCGGGGTGTTGCCGACGCCGCCTATGTCCACGGCTTTGGCGTTGACCGCCTCCAGTAGGGGTGGCCCGGAGGTGAAGGTCGACCACTTGATCCGGTAGTCCAGGTTCTTCAGCTCCCCGGCGGCCCGCAGGATGGCCTCGGAGCCGCCCTTCTGGTCGCCGACGGAGAGGGTGACGGAGCCCGAGCCGTCGATCCGGGCGCCCGTGTCGGCGGCGGAGTTCCCGCCGCAGGAGGTGAGCAGGAGGGTCAGGGGAAGTAGCAGCGCTGCGGGGACCAAGAGTCGGCGCATGAAGGTTCCGTTCATGGTGCGAGGGGGTGAGCGGGAGGGGCGACTCAGGCCGCTTCGGCCGTCGGCGTGACACCGAGCCGCGCCAGCAGGTCGGCGCGGATCGCGGCGAAGCGGGGGTCGGTGAGGTCGCGCGGCCGGTCGAGATCGACGCGCTCCTCGTGGGCGATACGGCCGCCGTCCATCACCAGGACACGGTCGGCGAGCAGCACGGCCTCTTCCACGTCATGCGTGACCAGCAGCACCGCGCAGCCCCGGCGCTGCCACAACTCGCCGACAAGACGCTGGGCGTTGATACGGGTCAACGCGTCCAGCGCGCCGAACGGCTCGTCGAGCAGAAGGAGATCGGGTTCGCGGACCAGGGCACGGGCGAGGGATACGCGCTGGGCCTCGCCGCCGGAGAGGGTCTTGGGCCAGGCGTTCACCCGGTGGCCGAGCCCGACCTCC is from Streptomyces seoulensis and encodes:
- a CDS encoding LLM class flavin-dependent oxidoreductase; translation: MTVRLHWFLPTGGDGRTLVDRHAYGSNIGRETRGLRTPDIEYLAQIAKAAEQLGFEAVLTPTGTWCEDAWLTTVALAQHTERLKFLVAFRPGLLSPTLAAQMAATYQRLTRGRLLLNVVTGGDSAEQRRFGDHLDHDRRYERTDEFLSVVRGVWRGEPYDFHGAHYEVDGGLTSLPPDPVPEVFFGGSSQAAGPVAARHADVYLTWGEPPAQVKEKIDWIRSLAEREGRTVRFGIRLHTISRDSSADAWSTANRLLDDLDADTIAAAQAALGRSESVGQRRMLDLHGGSRDQLEIYPNLWAGVGLVRGGAGTALVGSHGEVADLIEEYHALGVEHFVLSGYPHLEEAYWFGEGVIPELAARGLLTTDTASRTTGRPAPILVARGR
- a CDS encoding ABC transporter substrate-binding protein, producing MRRLLVPAALLLPLTLLLTSCGGNSAADTGARIDGSGSVTLSVGDQKGGSEAILRAAGELKNLDYRIKWSTFTSGPPLLEAVNAKAVDIGGVGNTPPVFAAGADSKIAVVAAWHGTSRGDAILVPNGSALTGPKQLKGKSVAVAQGSSAHYQLVASLEAAGLRLKDIKVKYLQPADALAAFNSGKVDAWAVWDPYTSQVLQSRQGRVLTTGDGVTNGLSFQVASPGALRNPKKAAAVKDYLSRLRRAQDWVHGHQEEWAKVWAKDTGLPYEVALASVRRTNATRVSVAVDKPLVASEQKIADAFTELNLIPKKVDFGDFVDPRFNGALPPSTTPAKH
- a CDS encoding ABC transporter ATP-binding protein, producing MATDVHGPVSPATTGVAQAVHVDGLTRAFDGRAVIDDLHLDLAPGEFVALLGRSGCGKSTLLRVLAGLDRDIDGTVLVPRRRAVAFQAPRLMPWKRVWRNVLLGLSGKPERELAEAALEEVGLGHRVNAWPKTLSGGEAQRVSLARALVREPDLLLLDEPFGALDALTRINAQRLVGELWQRRGCAVLLVTHDVEEAVLLADRVLVMDGGRIAHEERVDLDRPRDLTDPRFAAIRADLLARLGVTPTAEAA